In Actinoplanes octamycinicus, the genomic window CGCCTTGAGGCCGGCGCGCACCATCTGGGTCGCCTGGCCGCCGGTCAGCGCGCCGAGCGCGTTGATGTAGTCCTCGGTGTGCAGCAGTTCCCAGAGCTTCGCGGCGCCCCGCTCGGCCAGGGTGTGACGCTCCTGCAGGGTGCCCCGCAGACGCACGACGTCCTGCGCGGTGTAGTCGCGCTTGACGCCGGCCCATCGCGGGTCGCTGGCCCAGGCCTGAGTGAGGTCCTCTGCGGTACCGCCCCGGTTTTCGGCAAGCTCAGTCATCGAAAATTCCCTTTCGTACCCTGTCGCGTTCTTCCTCGTGGAAGAACTTCACTCTCAGGGATCCCACCAGCCCCTTAAAAGGCCTTCCGTAAGAGAAGAAGTGAAAAATTTCTGATAAGTTGAAACACGTGACCGCTTCATCTTCAGACTCTGTCGATCTCGTGACGCTCGGACAGCGCTTGCGGCATTTGCGCCGCTCGAAAGGCATGACGCTGGACCAGCTCAGCGCGGCGGTCGGCCGGGCCCCCTCGCAGCTGTCGCTGATCGAGAACGGGAAACGGGAGCCCAAGCTCTCCGTGCTGCAGGGCATCGCGGCGGCGCTCGGCGTGCCCATGCAGGACCTGCTGCGGGCCGAGGCGCCCAGCCGGCGCGCCGGGCTGGAGATCGAGCTCGCGCACTTTCAGAAGAACCCGGCATATTCTGCTCTGGGCCTGCCCGTGGTGAAAGGTGGCCGCAGGCTCCCGCCGGACGCCCTGGAGTCGCTGATCGGGCTACACCGCGAACTCAACCGGCTGCTCACCGAGCAGAGCGCCACCCCGGAGGTGGCCCGTCGCGCCAACGCGCAGCTGCGCGCTGACATGCGCAAACGCAACAACTACTTCGCCGAGATCGAGGCCGCGGCCAACAAGATCCTGCTTTCGGTACGGCACACCACCGGCCCGCTCTCGCAGCGCGGCATCCTGGACGTGGCGGCGCAGGTCGGGTTCACCCTGCACTACGTGAACGACCTGCCCAGCTCGACGCGGTCGGTGACCGACCTGAAGAATCGCCGAATTTATCTCCCGCAGGTGGCCAGCGGGAAGGGCCACGACCCGCGGGGCGTGGTGCTGCAGACGCTCGGGCACTTCGTCCTCGGGCACAACGACCCGGCCGACTACGGCGACTTCCTGCGCCAGCGGGTCGAGGTCAACTACTTCGCGGCGGCGCTGCTGATGCCGGAGAAGTTCGCGGTCGACTTCCTGTCCGAGGCGAAAGCCGACCGGGCCCTGGCGATCGACGACTTCCGGGACGCGTTCGGGGTGTCCTACGAGACCGCGGCGCACCGGTTCACCAACCTGGCGACCCATCACTTCGGGATCCCGGTGCACTTCGCCCGGGTGCACGAGAGCGGGATCGTCTACAAGGCGTACGAGAACGACAACGTGCGCTTCCCGTCCGACGTGACCGGGGCGATCGAGGGGCAGCCGGTCTGCCGCAAGTGGGCGTCCCGGACGGTGTTCGAGGCGGAGGACCCGTACTCGTCGTTCTACCAGTTCACCGACACCACGGCCGGGACGTACTGGTGCACGGTGCACGTGGAGTCGACCCGGTCCGGGGAGTTCTCGGTGACCGTCGGGACCCCGTACGAGCACGCGCGCTGGTTCCGGGGCGGGGACGTGTCCGGGCGTACCGTCTCGACCTGCCCCGATCCGGACTGCTGCCGCCGCCCGCCGGCGCAGCTGGTGGAGAACTGGGCCGGCAACGCGTGGCCGAGCGCCCGGGTGCACTCGCACCTGCTGGCAGCGCTGCCGCCGGGCACCTTCCCGGGCGTCGACAACCGGGACGTCTACGACTTCCTGGAGCGCCGCGACCACGGGGCCTCGTAAAGTTCGCCGAGTGCCGGGCGCGACTACGTGACCGAGCCGTTCCCACCCGTCCCCGCGCCGGAACGCCCGGCGTGACTCACCGGTCCGGCCAGTGGATTCCACCGGATCGCGGGTGCAGGTGATAGGCCCGAATTGGGCAGAATGCCGGGGATGCAGACGACCATGTGGGCCCGCGGAACCGTGATCCTCGCCGGGTCGCTGATCCTCGGGCTGGCGGCGTGGGGGCGGCCGCCGTTCCCCTACTGCGGGACGCTCACCATGGCGGCGCTCACGGCGTACGCCATCCGGCATGCGACCTGGACCGGGCCGCGTCGCTGGACCATCGCGGGGTTGTTCCTGCTCACCCTGTCCGCGGCGCTGACCGACGCGGACCCCGGCGGCGCCGGATGGCCGACCGCCACCCTCGCCGGCGACGGCTTGATCGCCCTGCTCAACCAGTGGGCACTGGCGGCCGGCGGCCTCTTCCTGGCCGGCGGCTTGCTGCTGGGTGCGGCGCAGCACCCCGGCCCGGCATCCGAGCGACACGACCCGCAGCCCCGACCACCATCCGAGCAGCCCCAGCCACACGTCCGGCTCCGGCGGCGCAAGCGGCTCCTGATCCCAGCGATCGCCTTCGCAGCGGCCGTGCTGACGACGACCTGGTGGCTGGCGGGCCTGGGCCGGCCTCCCGGCACCGCGACGCTGACCACCCTCCGGCTGTGGGCCCTGATGCCGATCGCACTCGCCCTCATCCTCACCGCGCTGGCGGCGTTGACCGGCACCCGGGCAACCAGGCCTGCCACTCTGGGCCTGCTGCCACTGGCCGGCTTGCTGGTCGGCGCGCTGGGCGCCACCGCCGGCAACCCGGCGCTCAACGAACGTGTCCATCCTGTCGCGATCCGCGAAATCTACGAGCCGTCCAGCACGACTCTCTACCTCGGGACGGCGACGACAGCCCTCCCCGACTACTCGCCCTGTTCCATCCATGTCGCTTGCGGCTACGCCGTGGGCGGAGCGACAGGCGCCGCCGAGTTCGGCGCGTGGAGCGACCCCGAGTCCGGCGCGTGGAGTGACGCCGAGATCGGCGCATGGAGCGACGCCGAGGTCGGCACTTCGAGTGACGTCGAGGTCGCAGCGTCGAGGAACGCCCCGGCGACACCCTGGGACCCATGGAACGCCGAGATCGACCCGCACCGTGCCGCCCTCGCCGCCTGGGCCGCGCTGCTCCTCCTCGGCCTCATCGCGATGATCACCACAGTGCCCCCAGCACGTGAGACAACCCTGTGAACCCATCTTTCCTATAGGTAATGTCGGCGCGGCACCGACGGATCCATAGGAGATGATGTGACGAACCGTGGCACCACCCGGCGCGGCGTCTTCGGCGCCCTGGCCGGCGCCGCCGCCGCGACCACGCTGCCGGCCGAGGCGGAGGCCGCCGAGCGCCCGTTCCAGGCCGCGCCGGCCGGGCACGGGAAGCCGGCGAAGCGCCCGAACATCCTGTTCATCCTGGCCGACGACCTCGGCTGGGCCGACCTGAGCAGTTACGGCGCGGTCGACATCAAGACTCCGCACCTGGACCGTCTGGCCCGCGCCGGGGTCCGGTTCACCCAGGCCTACTCGGCCGGCGCGGTCTGCTCGCCGACCCGGGTCTCGCTCTACACCGGCCGGTACCCGGGCCGGATCCCGGGCGGCCTGCCGGAGCCGATCGGCGCGGCCAACGCCACCGACGGCATCCCGGCCGGCCATCCGACGCTCGCCTCGCTGCTGAAGAAGTCCGGTTACGCGACCGCCCTGATCGGCAAGTGGCACGGCGGCTTCCTGCCGCACTTCGGCCCGTTGAAGTCGGGCTGGGACGAGTTCTACGGCAACTA contains:
- a CDS encoding helix-turn-helix domain-containing protein → MTLGQRLRHLRRSKGMTLDQLSAAVGRAPSQLSLIENGKREPKLSVLQGIAAALGVPMQDLLRAEAPSRRAGLEIELAHFQKNPAYSALGLPVVKGGRRLPPDALESLIGLHRELNRLLTEQSATPEVARRANAQLRADMRKRNNYFAEIEAAANKILLSVRHTTGPLSQRGILDVAAQVGFTLHYVNDLPSSTRSVTDLKNRRIYLPQVASGKGHDPRGVVLQTLGHFVLGHNDPADYGDFLRQRVEVNYFAAALLMPEKFAVDFLSEAKADRALAIDDFRDAFGVSYETAAHRFTNLATHHFGIPVHFARVHESGIVYKAYENDNVRFPSDVTGAIEGQPVCRKWASRTVFEAEDPYSSFYQFTDTTAGTYWCTVHVESTRSGEFSVTVGTPYEHARWFRGGDVSGRTVSTCPDPDCCRRPPAQLVENWAGNAWPSARVHSHLLAALPPGTFPGVDNRDVYDFLERRDHGAS